The Burkholderia ambifaria AMMD genome has a segment encoding these proteins:
- a CDS encoding LysR family transcriptional regulator, with amino-acid sequence MELRHLRYFLAVAATSNFTKAAETLGMGQPPLSQQIKALESELGVELFKRTARGAELTVAGEVFAEEARRVLDDAERAARAAKRAARGEIGQLRVGFTGTAAFNSKVADLIRRFREAFPDAELTLQEATSGVLLEALEAGRLDVAIVRPERRIADTLVGADWDEEPMFVALPVAHRLAQRRRIDLAELTDEAFVQVPREAGSALFDDIVAACNAAGFQPRMAQPAPQITSAVTLVAAGLGVSIVPKAITQVQVAGVVYRPVAGDGLRARLAIASRRDDPSAVVRNFLALAW; translated from the coding sequence ATGGAACTTCGGCATCTCCGATACTTTCTGGCCGTGGCCGCCACGTCGAACTTCACGAAGGCCGCGGAAACGCTCGGCATGGGGCAGCCGCCGCTGAGCCAGCAAATCAAGGCGCTCGAAAGCGAACTCGGCGTGGAACTGTTCAAGCGGACCGCGCGCGGCGCCGAACTGACCGTCGCCGGCGAGGTGTTCGCGGAAGAGGCGCGGCGCGTGCTCGACGATGCCGAGCGCGCGGCACGCGCGGCAAAGCGGGCCGCGCGCGGGGAAATCGGGCAGCTTCGCGTGGGTTTTACCGGCACGGCGGCGTTCAATTCGAAAGTGGCCGACCTGATTCGCCGCTTTCGCGAAGCGTTTCCGGACGCCGAGCTGACGTTGCAGGAGGCGACCTCCGGCGTGCTGCTCGAGGCGCTGGAGGCCGGGCGGCTCGATGTCGCGATCGTGCGCCCCGAGCGGCGTATCGCCGACACGTTGGTGGGGGCGGACTGGGACGAGGAACCGATGTTCGTCGCGTTGCCGGTCGCGCATCGGCTCGCGCAGCGGCGCCGGATCGATCTGGCGGAGCTGACCGACGAAGCATTCGTGCAGGTGCCGCGCGAAGCCGGCAGCGCGCTGTTCGACGACATCGTCGCCGCGTGCAATGCCGCCGGGTTTCAACCGCGCATGGCGCAGCCCGCGCCGCAGATCACGTCCGCGGTGACGCTCGTCGCGGCCGGGCTCGGCGTGTCGATCGTGCCGAAGGCGATCACGCAGGTGCAGGTCGCGGGCGTCGTGTATCGGCCGGTCGCCGGCGATGGTTTGCGCGCGAGGCTCGCGATCGCGTCGCGACGCGATGATCCGTCCGCGGTCGTGCGCAATTTTCTGGCGCTAGCGTGGTAG
- a CDS encoding PLP-dependent aminotransferase family protein, which yields MTTTLPSGTAPVMPLDAPLARTAGAPSLQRQLLRRVRDAILGGAMPAGTRLPGTRALAETLGVSRNTTAAVYEQLVAEGFLQSDRRGTRVVGLSRPAPPRRRAAPPVVAQRLGRMRPSLIGTGESDAFRPGVPALSHFPIDAWRHAIDRALRRAGRDLLAYGDPLGERALRESIARHLAVTRGVRCDPEQIVITEGAQGAIALCAQLLTNPGDTVWVEEPGYRGARTAMQAADLDVVPMPVDAEGLRAEDADWRERTPRLVYTTPSNQFPTGAVLSISRRLALIDAARGHRAWIIEDDYDSEFRHTGEPIGALQGLAADSPVVYLGSFSKTMFPALRIGFLVLPDALLAAVRPALPEMLRGGTRHVQLALADFIESGEYGRHLGRMRRLYRDRRRALLAALDDAFTAPHQVEGGPCGLHLALRLPARYRDRAIVEAAREHGIGPFPLSGFSLHATSAANGLVLGFGNTSADAFAPMLRTLSAIAHRVAGD from the coding sequence ATGACGACAACCCTTCCTTCCGGCACCGCGCCGGTAATGCCGCTCGACGCGCCGCTCGCGCGCACGGCCGGTGCGCCTTCGTTGCAGCGGCAATTGCTGCGACGCGTGCGCGACGCGATTCTCGGCGGCGCGATGCCGGCCGGCACGCGGCTGCCCGGCACGCGCGCGCTGGCCGAGACGCTCGGCGTGTCGCGCAATACGACGGCGGCCGTCTACGAGCAGCTCGTCGCCGAAGGCTTCCTGCAATCCGATCGTCGCGGCACGCGCGTGGTGGGCCTGTCGCGGCCGGCGCCGCCGCGTCGGCGGGCCGCTCCGCCGGTCGTCGCGCAACGGCTCGGCCGGATGCGTCCGAGCCTGATCGGCACCGGCGAGTCGGACGCTTTTCGGCCGGGCGTGCCCGCGCTGTCGCATTTTCCGATCGATGCGTGGCGGCACGCGATCGACCGCGCGCTGCGCCGCGCCGGCCGCGACCTGCTCGCGTACGGCGACCCGCTCGGCGAGCGCGCGCTGCGCGAGTCGATCGCGCGCCATCTGGCCGTGACGCGCGGCGTGCGCTGCGATCCCGAGCAGATCGTGATCACCGAAGGCGCACAGGGCGCGATCGCGCTGTGCGCGCAGCTGCTGACGAATCCCGGCGATACGGTCTGGGTCGAGGAGCCCGGCTATCGTGGCGCGCGCACTGCGATGCAGGCGGCCGATCTCGACGTCGTGCCGATGCCGGTCGACGCGGAGGGGCTGCGCGCGGAAGACGCGGACTGGCGCGAACGGACGCCGCGGCTCGTCTATACGACGCCGTCGAACCAGTTTCCGACCGGCGCGGTGCTGTCGATCTCGCGCCGGCTCGCGCTGATCGACGCCGCGCGCGGGCATCGCGCGTGGATCATCGAGGACGACTACGACAGCGAGTTTCGTCACACCGGCGAGCCGATCGGCGCGTTGCAGGGGCTCGCGGCCGATTCGCCGGTCGTCTATCTCGGCTCGTTCAGCAAGACGATGTTTCCGGCGCTGCGGATCGGTTTTCTCGTGCTGCCCGACGCGCTGCTGGCGGCGGTGCGGCCGGCGCTGCCGGAGATGCTGCGCGGCGGGACGCGCCACGTGCAGCTCGCGCTTGCCGATTTCATCGAGTCGGGGGAGTACGGGCGGCATCTGGGGCGGATGCGCCGGCTGTATCGCGACCGGCGGCGCGCGCTGCTCGCCGCGCTGGACGACGCGTTCACCGCGCCGCATCAGGTCGAAGGCGGGCCGTGCGGGCTGCATCTGGCGCTGCGGCTGCCGGCGCGCTATCGCGACCGCGCGATCGTCGAGGCGGCGCGCGAGCATGGGATCGGGCCGTTTCCGCTGTCGGGTTTTTCGCTCCACGCGACGTCGGCGGCCAACGGGCTCGTGCTCGGCTTCGGCAATACGTCGGCCGATGCGTTCGCGCCGATGCTGCGGACGCTGTCGGCGATCGCGCATCGGGTCGCGGGGGATTGA
- a CDS encoding MFS transporter, with the protein MSSPAIPPAATRVPNATPDALPAGVSPRSAAYKRIALALFLAGFSTFSLLYCVQPLLPAFAREFHIGAASSSLSLSLSTGLLAVSILCAGALSERVGRRGLMFASMTLAALFNVLAAISPNWNLLLIWRALEGFALGGVPAVAMAYLAEEIAPDGLGLSMGLYVGGTAFGGMVGRIGMSALEEYFSWRTAMLTIGVVDLVAAIAFVMLLPQSRRFVKRTDLTLRHHLRLWNAQLHHARLPFVFAIGFLVMGSFVTVYNYAAFRLTAAPFNLSATACGLIFGAYLFGMVSSSSAGALADRLGRAPVLVSGILVFAAGLALTLSHSLVAIIVGIVLITIGFFVAHAVASGWVGHLAGSAKGHAASLYLLAYYLGSSVLGSAGGTVWQHGAWGAVVAYVAVLLALSLVAARRIIRAERVR; encoded by the coding sequence ATGTCTTCCCCTGCGATTCCGCCCGCCGCGACCCGCGTCCCGAACGCCACGCCCGATGCGCTGCCCGCCGGCGTGTCGCCGCGATCCGCGGCCTACAAGCGCATCGCGCTGGCGCTGTTCCTGGCCGGCTTTTCCACCTTCTCGCTGCTGTATTGCGTCCAGCCTTTGCTGCCCGCGTTCGCGCGCGAGTTCCATATCGGCGCGGCGTCGAGCTCGCTGTCCCTGTCACTGTCGACCGGGCTGCTGGCGGTCTCGATCCTGTGCGCGGGCGCGCTGTCCGAACGCGTCGGGCGGCGCGGGCTGATGTTCGCGTCGATGACGCTGGCCGCGCTGTTCAACGTGCTGGCGGCGATTTCGCCGAACTGGAACCTGCTGCTGATCTGGCGCGCGCTCGAAGGTTTCGCGCTCGGCGGCGTTCCGGCCGTGGCGATGGCCTATCTTGCCGAGGAAATCGCGCCCGACGGGCTCGGGCTGTCGATGGGGCTCTACGTCGGCGGCACCGCGTTCGGCGGCATGGTCGGGCGGATCGGGATGAGCGCGCTCGAAGAGTACTTCTCGTGGCGCACCGCGATGCTGACGATCGGCGTCGTCGACCTCGTCGCGGCGATCGCATTCGTGATGCTGCTGCCGCAGTCGCGGCGCTTCGTGAAGCGAACCGACCTGACGCTGCGCCATCACCTGCGGCTATGGAACGCGCAACTGCATCACGCGCGGCTTCCGTTCGTGTTCGCGATCGGCTTTCTCGTGATGGGCTCGTTCGTGACGGTGTACAACTACGCCGCGTTCCGGCTGACGGCCGCGCCGTTCAACCTGAGCGCGACCGCGTGCGGGCTGATCTTCGGCGCCTACCTGTTCGGGATGGTGTCGTCGTCGAGCGCGGGCGCCCTCGCCGATCGGCTCGGGCGCGCACCCGTCCTCGTCAGCGGCATTCTCGTGTTCGCGGCCGGTCTCGCGCTGACGCTGTCGCATTCGCTCGTCGCGATCATCGTCGGGATCGTGCTGATCACGATCGGCTTCTTCGTCGCCCATGCGGTCGCGAGCGGCTGGGTCGGGCACCTTGCCGGATCGGCGAAGGGGCACGCCGCGTCGCTGTATCTGCTGGCCTATTACCTCGGATCGAGCGTGCTGGGTTCGGCCGGCGGCACGGTGTGGCAGCACGGCGCATGGGGTGCGGTGGTCGCATATGTCGCGGTGTTACTCGCATTGAGCCTGGTGGCCGCGCGCCGGATCATTCGCGCGGAACGCGTGCGGTAA
- a CDS encoding MFS transporter translates to MQPNLPIASEPASPRHATLILLCAFSVLPLSMLLPSLPAIARDLHADYGLVALALGGYAAVAASLEFVMGPLSDRFGRRPIMLASLGVFTLGSLGCAMATDIRMFLACRLMQAAITSVYPVSMATLRDTAGGERAASRIGYAAMAAAFAPMIGPTLGGALDQTVGWRSSFWLLGAAGIALLGWCGFDLAETHTKRATTLAHQLRAYPALLRARRFWAYALCMAFSTGAFYAFLAGAPLAAQAKFGIPPAEIGLYMGTITAGFVCGSFLAARHAHRYPLAATILCARVVACMGPVIALALLFGGATHAIAWFGPCVLIGVGNGLSNPGAHAGAMSVRPDLAGSASGLVGAMTIAGGAALSSLTGAVLTVRNAGYAPLVVMLLSAAIALAAAGCIRIFDAREQDA, encoded by the coding sequence TTGCAACCGAACCTGCCGATTGCTTCCGAACCGGCGTCGCCCCGACACGCGACGCTGATCCTGTTGTGCGCGTTTTCCGTGCTGCCGTTGAGCATGTTGCTGCCGTCGTTGCCCGCGATCGCGCGCGACCTGCACGCCGACTACGGGCTCGTCGCGCTGGCGCTCGGCGGATACGCGGCGGTTGCCGCGTCGCTCGAGTTCGTGATGGGGCCGTTGTCGGACCGGTTCGGGCGACGGCCGATCATGCTGGCGAGCCTCGGCGTCTTCACGCTCGGGTCGCTGGGCTGCGCGATGGCGACCGATATCCGCATGTTCCTTGCGTGCCGGCTGATGCAGGCGGCGATCACGTCGGTCTATCCGGTGTCGATGGCGACGCTGCGTGACACCGCCGGCGGCGAACGCGCGGCGAGCCGCATCGGCTATGCGGCGATGGCGGCCGCGTTCGCGCCGATGATCGGCCCGACGCTCGGCGGCGCGCTCGATCAGACGGTCGGCTGGCGATCGAGTTTCTGGCTGCTCGGCGCGGCCGGTATCGCGCTGCTCGGCTGGTGCGGGTTCGATCTCGCGGAAACCCATACGAAGCGCGCCACCACGCTTGCGCATCAGCTTCGCGCGTATCCGGCGCTGCTGCGTGCGCGCCGCTTCTGGGCGTATGCGCTTTGCATGGCCTTTTCGACCGGCGCGTTCTACGCGTTCCTGGCCGGCGCGCCGCTCGCCGCGCAAGCGAAGTTCGGCATCCCGCCGGCGGAAATCGGTTTGTACATGGGGACGATCACGGCCGGCTTCGTGTGCGGCAGCTTTCTGGCCGCGCGTCACGCGCACCGCTATCCGCTCGCCGCGACGATCCTGTGCGCACGCGTGGTCGCATGCATGGGGCCGGTGATCGCGCTCGCGCTGTTGTTTGGCGGTGCGACGCATGCGATCGCATGGTTCGGGCCGTGCGTGCTGATCGGCGTCGGCAACGGGCTGTCGAATCCCGGTGCGCATGCCGGCGCGATGTCGGTGCGGCCGGACCTGGCCGGTAGCGCATCGGGGCTGGTCGGGGCGATGACGATCGCGGGCGGCGCCGCGCTGTCGTCGCTGACGGGCGCGGTGCTGACCGTGCGCAACGCAGGTTATGCGCCTTTGGTCGTGATGTTGCTGTCCGCGGCAATCGCGTTGGCGGCGGCCGGGTGCATCCGCATCTTCGACGCACGCGAACAGGATGCGTGA
- a CDS encoding trypsin-like peptidase domain-containing protein — translation MVRQTLARAVLRTALIGGVFAGILSSSPPTRAGTVATPAPPPVMKSRPATRAYSMPVDFPAIVDRYGPAVVTIMTTGPDQQPGGPAFAILEPDDPLTGFFRRGAQPPAPPPPLMPGQGPQAPLPDTSPRAIAGSGSGFIVSPDGLILTSAHIVADATDVTVRLADRRDLKATVLAVDPQSDVAVLRVDATKLPFVRIGDSARVRAGEPVMTIGAPDGSGNTVTAGIVSATAHPLPDGSAFPFFQTDIAVNPDNSGGPVFNRAGEVIGIAVQVYTGADRYASTTFAIPIAFAMKVRAQAQAQMRTNAQAQRMSSVSSGNALGVDVQDVGAGLAAAFGLPRPVGALVNGVDPGSPAAAAGVKPGDVIVQFGDKPIGQAAELNDLAAALPPGGKVPLRLIRNRTPMRLTVTGAATGDAIDTAAYNAPYNAPATGSAGTVGTAGAAGVAMAAARPADGGDRLGLTMHPLSDAERRSTGLAVGMMVDAVHGPAARAGIRPGDVVLELNDTLLETPEDVPALEASGGVIAVLIQRENARKFVSVRAR, via the coding sequence GTGGTTCGCCAGACGCTTGCTCGCGCCGTGCTTCGCACCGCGTTGATCGGGGGCGTATTCGCCGGCATTTTGTCGTCGTCGCCGCCCACCCGTGCCGGGACCGTCGCGACGCCCGCCCCACCGCCTGTCATGAAAAGCAGGCCCGCCACACGCGCTTACTCGATGCCGGTCGACTTTCCGGCGATCGTCGACCGCTACGGCCCGGCGGTCGTGACCATCATGACCACCGGCCCCGACCAGCAGCCCGGTGGCCCCGCCTTCGCGATCCTCGAACCCGACGATCCGCTCACCGGGTTCTTCCGCCGCGGCGCGCAGCCGCCTGCGCCCCCGCCTCCGCTCATGCCCGGGCAGGGCCCGCAGGCGCCGTTGCCCGATACGTCGCCGCGCGCGATCGCGGGCAGCGGCTCGGGCTTCATCGTCAGCCCCGACGGGCTGATCCTGACGTCTGCGCATATCGTCGCCGACGCGACCGACGTGACGGTGCGACTGGCCGATCGTCGTGACCTGAAGGCGACGGTGCTGGCCGTCGATCCGCAGAGCGACGTCGCGGTGCTGCGCGTCGACGCGACGAAGCTGCCGTTCGTGCGCATCGGCGATTCGGCGCGGGTGCGCGCCGGCGAACCGGTGATGACGATCGGCGCGCCCGACGGCTCGGGCAATACGGTCACGGCCGGCATCGTCAGCGCGACGGCGCATCCGCTGCCGGACGGCAGCGCGTTTCCGTTCTTCCAGACCGACATCGCGGTGAATCCCGACAACTCGGGCGGCCCGGTGTTCAACCGCGCGGGCGAGGTGATCGGCATCGCGGTGCAGGTCTATACCGGCGCCGACCGCTACGCGAGCACGACGTTCGCGATCCCGATCGCGTTCGCCATGAAGGTGCGTGCGCAAGCGCAGGCGCAGATGCGGACCAACGCGCAGGCGCAGCGCATGTCGTCCGTGTCGTCCGGCAACGCGCTGGGCGTCGACGTACAGGATGTCGGCGCCGGGTTGGCCGCCGCGTTCGGTCTGCCGCGTCCGGTGGGCGCGCTCGTCAACGGCGTCGATCCCGGCTCGCCGGCCGCCGCGGCCGGCGTGAAGCCCGGCGACGTGATCGTGCAGTTCGGCGACAAGCCGATCGGCCAGGCTGCCGAGCTGAACGACCTGGCCGCCGCGTTGCCGCCTGGCGGGAAGGTGCCGCTGCGGCTGATCCGCAACCGCACGCCGATGCGGCTGACGGTCACGGGAGCGGCGACTGGTGACGCGATCGACACCGCGGCTTACAACGCGCCCTACAACGCGCCCGCGACGGGCAGCGCAGGCACGGTAGGCACTGCCGGGGCGGCGGGCGTGGCGATGGCCGCCGCACGGCCGGCCGATGGCGGCGATCGGCTCGGGCTGACGATGCATCCGCTGAGCGATGCCGAACGGCGGTCGACCGGGCTCGCGGTCGGGATGATGGTGGATGCGGTGCACGGGCCGGCCGCGCGCGCGGGCATCCGGCCGGGCGACGTCGTGCTGGAACTCAACGACACGCTGCTCGAAACGCCGGAAGACGTGCCGGCGCTCGAAGCGAGCGGCGGCGTGATCGCGGTGCTGATCCAGCGCGAGAACGCGCGCAAGTTCGTGTCCGTGCGGGCGCGGTAG